A region from the Drosophila takahashii strain IR98-3 E-12201 chromosome 2L, DtakHiC1v2, whole genome shotgun sequence genome encodes:
- the LOC108064226 gene encoding uncharacterized protein isoform X2: MADMHELIVTSIIFLYQRSIHPLKKDALLLILHNFLLYYVINMFKHLAQDTINSDGPVNTFYYVPLVFEESVALGSHQSWHEVLRSSSWQFFEVLFRHHLALLLPFNLALLVPRCKLAFISTLVLLSNFVMFVCFSSAICQLVLAHSHAPSLRLLTILGLGPVCQALLACRLLARMWLSEWIVV; the protein is encoded by the exons ATGGCTGATATGCATGAGCTTATTGTGACCAGCATTATATTCCTTTATCAG AGATCCATACATCCCCTGAAAAAGGATGCCCTGCTGCTCATCCTGCACAACTTTTTGCTGTACTATGTGATCAATATGTTCAAGCACCTGGCTCAAG ATACCATTAACTCGGATGGACCGGTGAACACCTTCTACTACGTTCCACTGGTTTTTGAAGAAAGCGTCGCCTTGGGATCCCATCAGAGTTGGCACGAGGTCCTGCGGTCATCCAGCTGGCAGttctttgaggtccttttcaGGCATCATTTGGCCCTGCTGTTGCCATTTAATTTGGCCCTCCTGGTGCCC CGCTGCAAGTTGGCCTTCATTAGCACTTTGGTCCTGCTGTCCAACTTCGTGATGTTCGTCTGTTTCTCCTCGGCCATTTGTCAGCTGGTCCTGGCCCacagccacgcccccagcCTGCGCCTTCTCACGATCCTGGGTTTGGGCCCAGTTTGCCAGGCTCTCCTTGCCTGCCGCCTTTTGGCCCGAATGTGG CTCAGTGAGTGGATTGTTGTTTGA
- the LOC108064226 gene encoding uncharacterized protein isoform X3, which produces MADMHELIVTSIIFLYQVFLIFRSIHPLKKDALLLILHNFLLYYVINMFKHLAQDTINSDGPVNTFYYVPLVFEESVALGSHQSWHEVLRSSSWQFFEVLFRHHLALLLPFNLALLVPRCKLAFISTLVLLSNFVMFVCFSSAICQLVLAHSHAPSLRLLTILGLGPVCQALLACRLLARMW; this is translated from the exons ATGGCTGATATGCATGAGCTTATTGTGACCAGCATTATATTCCTTTATCAGGTTTTCCTCATTTTT AGATCCATACATCCCCTGAAAAAGGATGCCCTGCTGCTCATCCTGCACAACTTTTTGCTGTACTATGTGATCAATATGTTCAAGCACCTGGCTCAAG ATACCATTAACTCGGATGGACCGGTGAACACCTTCTACTACGTTCCACTGGTTTTTGAAGAAAGCGTCGCCTTGGGATCCCATCAGAGTTGGCACGAGGTCCTGCGGTCATCCAGCTGGCAGttctttgaggtccttttcaGGCATCATTTGGCCCTGCTGTTGCCATTTAATTTGGCCCTCCTGGTGCCC CGCTGCAAGTTGGCCTTCATTAGCACTTTGGTCCTGCTGTCCAACTTCGTGATGTTCGTCTGTTTCTCCTCGGCCATTTGTCAGCTGGTCCTGGCCCacagccacgcccccagcCTGCGCCTTCTCACGATCCTGGGTTTGGGCCCAGTTTGCCAGGCTCTCCTTGCCTGCCGCCTTTTGGCCCGAATGTGG TGA
- the LOC108064226 gene encoding uncharacterized protein isoform X1 has translation MADMHELIVTSIIFLYQVFLIFRSIHPLKKDALLLILHNFLLYYVINMFKHLAQDTINSDGPVNTFYYVPLVFEESVALGSHQSWHEVLRSSSWQFFEVLFRHHLALLLPFNLALLVPRCKLAFISTLVLLSNFVMFVCFSSAICQLVLAHSHAPSLRLLTILGLGPVCQALLACRLLARMWLSEWIVV, from the exons ATGGCTGATATGCATGAGCTTATTGTGACCAGCATTATATTCCTTTATCAGGTTTTCCTCATTTTT AGATCCATACATCCCCTGAAAAAGGATGCCCTGCTGCTCATCCTGCACAACTTTTTGCTGTACTATGTGATCAATATGTTCAAGCACCTGGCTCAAG ATACCATTAACTCGGATGGACCGGTGAACACCTTCTACTACGTTCCACTGGTTTTTGAAGAAAGCGTCGCCTTGGGATCCCATCAGAGTTGGCACGAGGTCCTGCGGTCATCCAGCTGGCAGttctttgaggtccttttcaGGCATCATTTGGCCCTGCTGTTGCCATTTAATTTGGCCCTCCTGGTGCCC CGCTGCAAGTTGGCCTTCATTAGCACTTTGGTCCTGCTGTCCAACTTCGTGATGTTCGTCTGTTTCTCCTCGGCCATTTGTCAGCTGGTCCTGGCCCacagccacgcccccagcCTGCGCCTTCTCACGATCCTGGGTTTGGGCCCAGTTTGCCAGGCTCTCCTTGCCTGCCGCCTTTTGGCCCGAATGTGG CTCAGTGAGTGGATTGTTGTTTGA
- the LOC108064212 gene encoding uncharacterized protein, whose protein sequence is MTDKANESESMSLGSWETNGFLNFMRTFRPQSNMGWLDFAEESARCWKRMSQEEKNSYRGSHMRLNAMYMDDESAKRLSEMCNHPMGKQRSAPREKSCSSPRKSCAKPRNTCAAPRKSYAKPRKSCAARHRKAACSKPRRSPCAKPKCSKPGPVTNNGYLNFVRSFRKKHCGLKPQELIIEAAKAWSKLSEEKKDRYRRMACKVTHNERHKRRRVCNRC, encoded by the exons ATGACCGACAAAGCGAACGAAAGCGAGAGCATGAGTTTGGGATCGTGGGAAACCAATGGCTTTCTGAACTTCATGCGCACCTTCCGTCCACAAAGCAACATGGGTTGGTTGGATTTCGCCGAGGAGAGTGCCAGGTGCTGGAAGAGAATGAGCCAGGAGGAGAAGAATAGCTATCGTGGTAGCCACATGAGGTTGAATGCCATGTATATGGACGATGAGAGTGCCAAGAGACTGAGTGAAATGTGCAATCATCCCATGGGCAAGCAGCGTAGTGCTCCCAGGGAAAAATCTTGTTCCTCACCGAGAAAGTCCTGCGCCAAGCCAAGGAACACCTGCGCCGCACCGCGAAAGTCCTATGCCAAACCAAGGAAGTCCTGTGCTGCGCGCCATAGGAAGGCGGCCTGCTCCAAGCCCCGGAGATCCCCGTGTGCCAAGCCAAAGTGCAGCAAACCTGGTCCCGTGACGAATAATGGCTACTTGAATTTTGTGCGCTCTTTTCGCAAGAAGCACTGCGGCCTGAAGCCCCAGGAACTGATCATCGAGGCTGCCAAGGCTTGGTCGAAGCTCTCGGAGGAGAAGAAGGATCGGTACCGCCGCATG GCCTGCAAGGTCACCCACAACGAACGCCACAAGCGCCGTCGCGTCTGCAATCGATGTTAA